In the Myxococcota bacterium genome, one interval contains:
- a CDS encoding acyl-CoA dehydrogenase family protein: MISFQLTEEQQVVRDSLHEFAEQVLRPLARECDEASEIPNDFLDQTWELGLVSTAIPEAFGGAGEPHSPITQALIAEELAWGDATLATAALAPLAFVNALLTQGTEAQQAELLPLFCGERFHAASLAWIEPGPAFEPLLPRTLAEPKGDGFVLSGAKSFVPFGDRASHFLVVCRNNGGHDAFIVPRDAGGLQISETEKNVGLRALPTHTLELERVEVPASARLGGEQGFDLKRLLNHSRVALAAQLAGIARAVVEYAVPYAKEREAFDQAIAQKQGIAFKLADMHIETEAMRWLTWKAASQLEQGLDALAGAHHARAYASEKAMWVSDEGIQVLGGHGFIREHPVEMWYRNARTLGVLEGTVSV, encoded by the coding sequence GTGATTTCCTTCCAATTGACCGAAGAGCAGCAGGTCGTACGCGACTCGCTGCACGAGTTTGCAGAGCAGGTGCTGCGGCCTCTCGCGCGGGAGTGCGACGAGGCGTCCGAGATTCCGAACGACTTCCTCGACCAGACCTGGGAACTCGGTCTGGTCTCGACCGCGATCCCCGAGGCCTTCGGCGGCGCGGGCGAACCGCACTCACCGATCACCCAGGCGCTGATCGCCGAGGAGCTCGCCTGGGGCGACGCCACCCTCGCCACGGCGGCACTCGCGCCGTTGGCCTTCGTGAATGCGCTGCTCACCCAGGGCACCGAGGCCCAGCAGGCCGAGCTGCTTCCGCTCTTCTGCGGTGAGCGCTTCCACGCCGCGTCGCTCGCCTGGATCGAGCCCGGCCCGGCCTTCGAGCCCCTGCTGCCGCGCACGCTCGCAGAGCCGAAGGGAGACGGGTTCGTCCTCTCGGGTGCGAAGAGCTTCGTGCCCTTCGGTGATCGCGCGAGCCACTTCCTGGTCGTGTGTCGCAACAACGGCGGACACGACGCCTTCATCGTGCCGCGCGACGCCGGCGGCCTGCAGATCTCGGAAACCGAGAAGAACGTCGGGCTGCGCGCGCTGCCCACCCACACGCTCGAGCTCGAGCGCGTCGAGGTGCCCGCATCCGCGCGCCTCGGAGGCGAGCAAGGCTTCGACCTCAAGCGTCTGCTGAACCACTCGCGGGTCGCGCTGGCCGCGCAGCTCGCGGGGATCGCGCGAGCCGTCGTCGAGTACGCCGTTCCCTACGCCAAGGAGCGCGAGGCCTTCGACCAGGCGATCGCCCAGAAGCAGGGCATCGCCTTCAAGCTGGCCGACATGCACATCGAGACCGAGGCGATGCGCTGGCTCACCTGGAAGGCGGCCAGCCAGCTCGAGCAGGGTCTCGATGCGTTGGCCGGTGCGCACCACGCCCGGGCCTACGCTTCGGAGAAGGCGATGTGGGTCTCGGACGAGGGCATCCAGGTGCTCGGCGGTCACGGCTTCATTCGCGAGCACCCCGTCGAGATGTGGTACCGCAACGCCCGCACCCTGGGCGTGCTCGAGGGCACCGTCTCCGTCTGA
- a CDS encoding acyl-CoA dehydrogenase, whose translation MIDFTLTENDQKLLGQVREEALVARKYARHYDENEHEFPPDRLPEADDFPNVYSHFKDRTADDTSMPVISMLVSAGQTWGDYSVRLQRGKGGLGNAALRASGTPEQQEKWGGLTLSMAITEPGCGSDPSKVQTTAVLDGDEWVLNGEKIFVTTGCRCEGVVLWATLDKSAGRAGIKSFLVEKDTPGFTVAHKEKKLGIRADDTAAFVFKDCRIPRENLLGGDESIPKESSGGFKGVLKTFNMTRPAVAAIGLGMARAALDFTRDQLREAGIEIEYGTRLQGQSAIVAKYLELEALTEAAELTILRAAWLSGESQPNNLEASVCKAKTGTVVRQVTQGCIDILGPLGVSREHLLEKWFRDVRITDIYEGTGEIQRMITARELLGYTRAELS comes from the coding sequence ATGATCGATTTCACCCTGACCGAAAATGACCAGAAGCTGCTGGGCCAGGTGCGCGAAGAAGCGCTCGTCGCGCGCAAGTACGCCCGGCACTACGACGAGAACGAGCACGAGTTCCCGCCGGACCGGCTCCCGGAAGCCGACGACTTCCCGAACGTGTACAGCCATTTCAAGGACCGCACGGCGGATGACACGAGCATGCCCGTGATCAGCATGCTGGTGTCCGCCGGACAGACCTGGGGCGATTACTCGGTACGTCTCCAGCGCGGGAAGGGCGGCCTCGGCAACGCCGCGCTGCGCGCCTCGGGAACTCCCGAGCAGCAGGAGAAGTGGGGCGGTCTGACGCTCTCGATGGCGATCACCGAGCCCGGTTGCGGGTCGGACCCGTCGAAGGTGCAGACGACCGCGGTGCTCGATGGCGACGAGTGGGTGCTCAACGGCGAGAAGATCTTCGTCACCACGGGCTGCCGCTGCGAAGGCGTCGTGCTGTGGGCCACCCTCGACAAGAGCGCGGGCCGCGCTGGCATCAAGTCGTTCCTGGTCGAGAAGGACACCCCCGGCTTCACCGTCGCCCACAAGGAGAAGAAGCTCGGGATCCGCGCGGACGACACCGCGGCCTTCGTGTTCAAGGACTGCCGGATTCCGCGCGAGAACCTGCTCGGCGGCGACGAGTCGATCCCGAAGGAGAGCTCGGGTGGCTTCAAGGGCGTGCTCAAGACCTTCAACATGACGCGTCCCGCGGTAGCTGCGATCGGGCTGGGGATGGCCCGCGCCGCCCTCGACTTCACCCGCGATCAGCTGCGCGAAGCGGGCATCGAGATCGAGTACGGCACCCGTCTGCAGGGTCAGTCGGCGATCGTCGCGAAGTACCTCGAGCTCGAGGCGCTCACCGAAGCCGCCGAGCTGACGATCCTCCGCGCGGCCTGGCTGTCGGGCGAAAGCCAGCCCAACAACCTGGAGGCCTCGGTCTGCAAGGCGAAGACGGGCACCGTCGTACGTCAGGTGACCCAGGGATGCATCGACATCCTCGGGCCGCTGGGTGTCTCGCGGGAGCACCTGCTCGAGAAATGGTTCCGCGACGTCCGCATCACCGACATCTACGAGGGCACCGGCGAGATCCAGCGCATGATCACGGCGCGCGAGCTGCTCGGTTATACCCGCGCCGAGCTGAGCTAA
- a CDS encoding Crp/Fnr family transcriptional regulator — protein MSSESRLLVHRDFLRNLPKAVTDALESQAQLRRLADQEAVFRRGDDADGLYGVKRGSIQVIGPSPDGREHVLTVLSTGEWFGELSMMDDLPRTHDNLAVGETELWFVPKRAFRALLDEHPEFWPHFAELLSRRVRMLFELLEDAVLLELPRRLAKRLLEIAGDHGRERPDGAVAIELHLPQEKLAAMVGATREATGRHLRRWETDGWIRIAYGRIEILDRDALRGLIEAA, from the coding sequence ATGTCGAGTGAATCCCGCCTCCTGGTCCACCGCGATTTCCTGCGGAACCTGCCCAAAGCGGTGACCGACGCCCTGGAGTCGCAGGCCCAGCTCCGGCGCCTCGCCGACCAGGAGGCCGTTTTCCGCCGCGGCGACGACGCCGACGGCCTCTACGGGGTGAAGCGGGGCAGCATCCAGGTGATCGGGCCCAGCCCCGACGGTCGCGAACACGTGCTGACCGTGCTCTCCACCGGCGAGTGGTTCGGCGAGCTCTCGATGATGGACGACCTCCCGCGTACCCACGACAACCTGGCGGTCGGCGAGACCGAGCTCTGGTTCGTGCCGAAGCGCGCATTTCGGGCGCTCCTCGACGAGCACCCTGAGTTCTGGCCCCACTTCGCCGAGCTGCTGAGCCGACGGGTGCGGATGCTCTTCGAACTGCTCGAAGACGCGGTGCTCCTGGAGCTCCCGCGGAGACTCGCGAAGCGCCTGCTCGAGATCGCCGGCGATCACGGCCGCGAGCGTCCGGACGGGGCCGTCGCCATCGAGCTCCACCTGCCCCAGGAGAAGCTCGCGGCGATGGTCGGCGCCACCCGCGAAGCGACCGGGCGCCACCTGCGCCGCTGGGAGACCGACGGCTGGATCCGCATCGCCTACGGGCGCATCGAGATCCTCGATCGCGACGCACTGCGCGGGCTGATCGAAGCGGCCTGA
- a CDS encoding class II aldolase/adducin family protein produces the protein MTTNPATPLHSIRPAADAPQTEAELRVELAAAYRLVALHGWDDLIFTHLSARVPGTDHFLINPYGLLFEEITASSLVKVDLEGNKLDDSPYPVNPAGFTIHSAVHSACPDAHCVIHLHTVQGQAVSAQAEGLLPLTQTALQVIDDVAYHDFEGIAEDLGERERIVADLCDKHLLILRNHGTLTFGETVADAWLRMYMLERACEAQIAALTGGRVMEPCRESREKTAQIAQAGLTTVGRKLAWPALQRKLDRIDPSYRD, from the coding sequence ATGACCACGAACCCCGCGACCCCGCTGCACTCGATCCGACCGGCCGCCGACGCGCCCCAGACCGAGGCGGAGCTCCGCGTCGAGCTGGCTGCCGCGTACCGTCTTGTGGCGCTCCACGGCTGGGACGACCTGATCTTCACCCACCTCTCGGCGCGCGTCCCGGGGACGGACCACTTCCTGATCAACCCCTACGGCCTGCTCTTCGAGGAGATCACCGCCTCGAGCCTCGTGAAGGTCGATCTCGAGGGGAACAAGCTGGACGACAGCCCCTACCCGGTGAATCCGGCCGGCTTCACGATCCACAGCGCCGTGCACAGCGCCTGCCCCGACGCCCACTGCGTCATCCATCTCCACACGGTCCAGGGCCAGGCCGTCTCGGCCCAGGCCGAGGGTCTCCTGCCCCTCACCCAGACCGCGCTCCAGGTGATCGACGACGTCGCCTACCACGACTTCGAGGGCATCGCCGAGGATCTGGGCGAGCGCGAGCGCATCGTGGCCGACCTCTGCGACAAGCACCTGCTGATCCTGCGCAACCACGGGACGCTCACCTTCGGCGAGACCGTCGCCGACGCCTGGCTGCGCATGTACATGCTCGAGCGCGCCTGCGAAGCCCAGATCGCCGCACTCACCGGCGGCCGCGTGATGGAGCCGTGCCGCGAGTCGCGCGAGAAGACGGCCCAGATCGCCCAGGCCGGTCTCACCACCGTCGGTCGCAAGCTCGCCTGGCCGGCGCTGCAGCGAAAGCTCGACCGGATCGACCCGAGCTACCGCGACTAG
- a CDS encoding NAD(P)H-quinone oxidoreductase encodes MKAIVLSEFGDESVLQLGDVPDPTPGPGEVRLRVHATAVNRADLMQRRGMYPPPPGAPEILGLECAGEVAELGAGVDGWKVGDRAMALLAGGGYAEQTVVHAGSLLPIPERLSFEEAAAVPEVFLTVFLNVFQLGGLNEGGTVLVHGGGSGIGTACIQLAKHAGAQVIVTAGSPEKCQRCLDLGADRAVDYREGDFVAVAKELTGGEGVDVVLDSIGAPYLEKNLSSLRVGGRLVLIGLMGGAKAEISLGALLMRRLQVIGSTLRARPVDEKAELARAFWDRFGAGFESGALSPVVDRVLPLAEAADAHRLLQASHHFGKVVLRV; translated from the coding sequence ATGAAAGCGATCGTCCTCTCTGAGTTCGGCGACGAGTCGGTGCTGCAGCTGGGAGACGTGCCGGATCCCACGCCGGGGCCCGGCGAGGTCCGTCTCCGGGTGCATGCCACCGCCGTCAACCGGGCCGACCTGATGCAGCGCCGCGGTATGTACCCGCCGCCGCCAGGCGCCCCCGAGATCCTCGGGCTGGAATGCGCCGGCGAGGTCGCCGAGCTCGGAGCCGGCGTCGATGGCTGGAAGGTGGGGGATCGCGCGATGGCCCTGCTGGCCGGGGGTGGCTACGCCGAGCAGACCGTGGTCCACGCCGGTTCGCTGCTGCCGATTCCCGAGCGCCTCTCCTTCGAAGAGGCGGCGGCTGTCCCGGAGGTCTTCCTGACCGTCTTCCTCAACGTCTTCCAGCTCGGTGGGCTGAACGAAGGCGGCACGGTGCTCGTGCATGGCGGCGGCAGCGGCATCGGCACCGCCTGCATCCAGCTCGCGAAGCACGCCGGTGCCCAGGTGATCGTCACGGCGGGCAGTCCCGAGAAATGCCAGCGTTGTCTCGACCTCGGCGCCGACCGCGCCGTCGATTACCGCGAGGGCGATTTCGTCGCCGTCGCGAAGGAGCTGACGGGAGGGGAGGGCGTCGACGTCGTGCTCGACTCGATCGGGGCCCCCTACCTGGAGAAGAACCTCAGCAGTCTCCGGGTCGGCGGCCGGCTCGTGCTGATCGGCCTGATGGGCGGCGCGAAGGCCGAGATCTCGCTCGGTGCCCTGCTGATGCGACGACTCCAGGTGATCGGCTCGACCCTGCGCGCGCGGCCCGTCGACGAGAAGGCCGAGCTCGCCCGTGCCTTCTGGGATCGCTTCGGAGCGGGCTTCGAGAGCGGTGCGCTGTCTCCGGTCGTCGACCGGGTGTTGCCCCTGGCCGAGGCGGCCGACGCCCATCGGCTGCTCCAGGCGAGCCACCACTTCGGGAAGGTCGTCCTGCGCGTCTGA
- the ndk gene encoding nucleoside-diphosphate kinase: MAIERTLSIIKPDATAKPGATGEILSRFEKAGLEIIAMKKIHLTETLAKGFYAVHKERPFYGELVQFMTSGPVVISVLQGENAIQAHRDLLGPTNSNEAPAGTIRGDFGTDIERNAGHGSDAPETAKIEISYFFAAAEVLAPVEAL; this comes from the coding sequence ATGGCCATCGAACGCACGCTCTCGATCATCAAGCCCGACGCCACCGCCAAGCCGGGCGCCACCGGTGAGATCCTGAGCCGTTTCGAGAAGGCAGGCCTCGAGATCATCGCGATGAAGAAGATCCACCTGACCGAGACGCTGGCGAAGGGCTTCTACGCGGTGCACAAGGAGCGCCCCTTCTACGGGGAGCTGGTCCAGTTCATGACCTCGGGGCCGGTCGTCATCTCGGTGCTGCAGGGCGAGAACGCGATTCAGGCCCACCGCGACCTGCTCGGGCCCACGAACTCCAACGAGGCGCCGGCGGGCACGATCCGGGGCGATTTCGGGACCGACATCGAGCGCAATGCCGGGCACGGCTCGGACGCGCCCGAGACCGCGAAGATCGAGATCAGCTACTTCTTCGCTGCCGCCGAGGTGCTGGCCCCCGTCGAGGCGCTCTGA
- a CDS encoding alpha/beta fold hydrolase — protein sequence MPRITANGIELDYAQHGDPDTGRPLVLMRGLGTQRIQWPDVFLDALVAGGHFVVTFDNRDVGRSQWFDEAGAPSIPDLLKAVAEGRQPEVAYDLHDMADDVVGLMDALGIANAHVAGISMGGMITTVVGYRHPDRVRSLVPIMASTGAPDLPPATPEAMAVLTTPAPTEREAYVAHQVRSAKVIGSPGFPTPEAELAEMAGRVFDRAFHPEGSLRQFVAVGATGDRSAQVATITAPTLVIHGTADPLVPVACGRDIADKVPGARWLEIEGMGHDVPVALCGRIADAISEHTREAERA from the coding sequence ATGCCGCGCATCACCGCCAACGGGATCGAACTCGACTACGCCCAGCACGGTGACCCCGACACGGGGCGTCCTCTGGTGCTGATGCGGGGTCTCGGCACCCAGCGGATCCAGTGGCCCGACGTGTTCCTGGACGCCCTCGTCGCCGGCGGTCATTTCGTGGTCACCTTCGACAACCGCGACGTCGGGCGGAGCCAGTGGTTCGACGAGGCGGGCGCGCCGTCGATCCCCGATCTCCTGAAGGCCGTCGCGGAAGGGCGCCAGCCCGAGGTCGCCTACGACCTGCACGACATGGCGGACGACGTGGTGGGCCTGATGGACGCCCTCGGCATCGCCAACGCCCACGTCGCAGGGATCTCGATGGGTGGAATGATCACGACCGTGGTCGGCTACCGGCACCCCGACCGCGTCCGGAGTCTCGTTCCCATCATGGCGAGCACCGGGGCACCCGATCTCCCGCCGGCCACCCCGGAGGCCATGGCCGTGCTGACCACGCCCGCGCCCACGGAGCGCGAGGCCTACGTTGCCCACCAGGTTCGCAGCGCCAAGGTGATCGGCAGCCCGGGGTTCCCGACCCCCGAAGCGGAGCTCGCCGAGATGGCCGGTCGGGTCTTCGATCGCGCGTTCCATCCCGAGGGCAGCCTGCGTCAGTTCGTCGCCGTCGGCGCCACGGGCGATCGCAGCGCGCAGGTCGCGACGATCACGGCGCCGACGCTCGTGATCCACGGGACCGCCGATCCGCTGGTCCCGGTCGCGTGCGGCCGCGACATCGCGGACAAGGTGCCGGGGGCCCGCTGGCTCGAGATCGAGGGTATGGGGCACGACGTTCCTGTCGCGCTCTGCGGGCGCATCGCCGATGCGATCTCCGAGCACACCCGCGAAGCCGAGCGCGCCTAG
- a CDS encoding enoyl-CoA hydratase-related protein, with translation MTDALVQLHQEGGIATLTFDDPDRRNAMTQAMGEVFARRIAALRDQSDLRAVILTGAGRAFSAGGDLGMIEERAAEGAAEPGVARRGIRDTMRSFYKLFLSVRELPCPSIAAINGHAVGAGLCVALGCDLRLVAEEAKLGLNFTKLGLHPGMAATWTLPRLVGGPQAAELLYTSRVIDGREAAAMGLANRVLPAAEVVPAARALAEEIAACAPLAVRAVKRALDRTADATLEDQLSFEAHEQAVTFESQDVHEGLAAARERRDPKFAGR, from the coding sequence ATGACCGACGCACTCGTCCAGCTCCACCAGGAGGGCGGCATCGCCACCCTCACCTTCGACGACCCCGACCGCCGCAACGCCATGACCCAGGCCATGGGCGAGGTCTTCGCCCGGCGCATCGCCGCGCTGCGCGATCAGTCCGATCTGCGTGCGGTGATCCTGACCGGTGCGGGGCGCGCGTTCTCGGCCGGGGGCGACCTCGGGATGATCGAGGAGCGAGCCGCCGAGGGGGCCGCCGAGCCCGGCGTCGCGCGCCGCGGCATCCGCGACACAATGCGGAGTTTCTACAAGCTCTTCCTGTCGGTGCGGGAACTCCCCTGCCCCAGCATCGCTGCCATCAACGGCCATGCCGTGGGCGCCGGTCTCTGTGTCGCGCTGGGCTGCGACCTGCGCCTGGTGGCCGAGGAAGCGAAGCTCGGACTCAACTTCACGAAGCTCGGCCTCCACCCGGGCATGGCGGCCACCTGGACCCTGCCTCGCCTGGTCGGCGGGCCGCAGGCGGCCGAGCTGCTCTATACGAGCCGCGTGATCGACGGCCGAGAGGCCGCCGCGATGGGCCTGGCGAACCGGGTGCTCCCCGCGGCGGAGGTCGTCCCGGCCGCTCGGGCGCTGGCGGAAGAGATCGCCGCCTGCGCGCCGCTCGCCGTCCGGGCGGTGAAGCGCGCGCTGGATCGCACCGCCGACGCCACCCTCGAGGACCAGCTGAGCTTCGAGGCCCACGAGCAGGCCGTGACCTTCGAGTCACAGGACGTGCACGAGGGCCTGGCCGCCGCGCGCGAGCGCCGCGACCCGAAGTTCGCAGGGCGCTGA
- the ftsZ gene encoding cell division protein FtsZ, which translates to MATKRSSDRNSSKQQTELIETPAPEVQEEKSLLEFEDTATNKAVIKVVGVGGGGGNALNNMVTSGLRGVDFIAANTDSQALQHNLAPIKVQLGSEVTRGLGCGADPDKGRQSALEVRERLREAFEGTDMVFVTAGLGGGTGTGAAPIVAEVAREMGALTVGVVTKPFLFEGRVRQKHAERGLDELHRVVDTVITIPNQRLLALAGKNTAMRDAFKLADDVLHNAVRGISDLITIHGLINLDFADVRTIMNEMGVALMGTGVANGEDRAEEAARMAISSPLLEDLSIDGARGVLINITGSSDLSLFEVNEASTLIQEAAHEDANIIFGAVIDDEVPEGEMRVTVIATGLDGERVGRDPRETTTEIRVEEHSNVTPLRFDASPEPAPAPAPARAPARASEPAPEPAPSAPAQTTMLPAATADEIAAPTTAPEPPAGQPEGEDWMSPFEDELDVPTFLRRNSSEEDEEDRDKPAFLRRSAD; encoded by the coding sequence ATGGCGACCAAGCGTTCATCCGATCGCAATTCGTCCAAGCAGCAGACCGAGCTGATCGAAACGCCGGCTCCCGAAGTCCAGGAGGAAAAGAGCCTCCTCGAGTTCGAGGACACCGCCACGAACAAGGCGGTGATCAAGGTCGTCGGTGTCGGCGGCGGTGGCGGTAACGCGCTGAACAACATGGTGACCTCGGGCCTGCGGGGCGTCGACTTCATCGCGGCCAATACGGACTCGCAGGCGCTGCAGCACAACCTGGCGCCGATCAAGGTGCAGCTCGGCAGCGAAGTGACGCGCGGCCTCGGCTGCGGCGCCGACCCGGACAAGGGACGTCAGTCGGCGTTGGAAGTCCGCGAGCGACTGCGCGAGGCCTTCGAAGGCACGGACATGGTGTTCGTGACCGCCGGCCTCGGCGGTGGCACCGGCACGGGCGCCGCCCCGATCGTGGCCGAAGTCGCGCGCGAAATGGGCGCGCTCACCGTCGGTGTGGTGACGAAACCGTTCCTGTTCGAGGGTCGGGTTCGCCAGAAGCACGCCGAGCGCGGGCTCGATGAACTGCACCGCGTCGTCGACACGGTCATCACGATTCCGAACCAGCGGCTGCTCGCCCTGGCCGGCAAGAACACGGCGATGCGCGACGCGTTCAAGCTCGCCGACGACGTGCTGCACAACGCGGTGCGCGGCATCTCGGACCTGATCACGATCCACGGTCTGATCAACCTCGACTTCGCCGACGTGCGCACGATCATGAACGAGATGGGCGTCGCGCTCATGGGCACGGGCGTCGCCAACGGCGAGGACCGGGCCGAAGAAGCCGCGCGCATGGCCATCTCGAGCCCGCTGCTCGAGGATCTCTCGATCGACGGTGCGCGGGGCGTGCTGATCAACATCACGGGCAGCTCGGATCTCTCGCTCTTCGAAGTGAACGAGGCCTCGACGCTGATCCAGGAAGCGGCCCACGAGGACGCGAACATCATCTTCGGCGCCGTGATCGACGACGAGGTGCCCGAGGGCGAGATGCGCGTCACCGTGATCGCCACCGGCCTCGACGGCGAGCGGGTGGGCCGCGACCCCCGCGAGACCACCACCGAGATCCGGGTCGAAGAGCACAGCAACGTGACGCCGCTGCGCTTCGATGCGAGCCCCGAGCCCGCTCCGGCTCCGGCTCCGGCGCGGGCCCCGGCGCGGGCCAGCGAGCCGGCCCCCGAGCCCGCTCCGAGCGCCCCGGCGCAGACTACGATGCTCCCGGCCGCGACCGCGGACGAGATCGCGGCACCGACCACCGCGCCCGAGCCGCCCGCGGGGCAGCCCGAGGGCGAGGACTGGATGTCGCCCTTCGAGGACGAGCTCGACGTGCCCACCTTCCTGCGGCGCAACTCGAGCGAGGAGGACGAGGAAGACCGGGACAAACCCGCCTTCCTGCGCCGCTCGGCCGACTGA